CTCGGTCAAATAGCGAAGCTCACAGCTTGGTCCAGCAGAATATTCGAGTGCCCACCAGTTATCCCAGTCAAAAAGCAATCCAATCTTTGCCTTTGTGCGGCCTCCTAAGGTTAAGTCTCCGATTTCTTCTAACTCTTTTCCAAGTGCTGCAATCTCACGAAACACTCTTGTGTTCTCATTTCCAACATGGTCAATCACTGCTCCGTGATATTTTTCACAGGCTCCAATGCTTCTTCGCATCTGGAAAAACATGACGGTATCTGCTCCATGCGCAACTGCCTGATAACTCCAAAGTCTCATCACACCCGGTCTTTTTAACGCATTGTAGGATAACCAGTTCGTCACACTTGGAGTCTGTTCCATCAGTGCAAATGGTTTTCCCTGCTTAACACCTCGCATCAAATCATGTGCCATTGCAATTTTTGCGTAGGAATCATCATTTGACGGATAATTGTCCCAGGAAATGAAGTCCATGTATTTTGCCCACTTCTGATAATCCAGAGGCTTGTAAAATCCCATCAGATTTGTCGTAATCAAAACGTCCGGCGTAATCTCTTTGATTGCATGATATTCGTCCTTATAACGCTCTAACATGGAATCGGACATAAATCTGCGATAATCCAACGAAATTCCCTGGAACATCGTTCTCTCGTACGCAAAATGCTCACTCCGTAAATCCGGCAGTACAATCTCATCCCAGTCATAGAAGGTATGTCCCCAGAACGTCGTGTTCCATGCTTTATTCAAGGCTTCCAAAGTGCCATATTTTTCTTTTAACCAGATTCGGAATGCCTTTTCACAGTTGTCGCAGTAACATTCCCCTCCAAACTCATTGGAGATATGCCATGCGACGATATTTTCGTAATCTTTGTATCTTTCTGCAAGTTTTCTTGCCAGTCTTACGGAAAACTTCTTGTAAGTTGGACTATTCGGACAGGAATTGTGGCGTCCTCCGAATTTTCGTTTCATTCCGCCAAACTCTGTCCGTAAAATATCCGGATATTTTTTTGCCATCCATGCCGGGTGTGCACCGGTGGAAGTTGCCAGGCAAACAGAAAGGCCATTCTTTTTTACCATATCCATAATCTTGTCTAACAGACTAAAATCATAGACATCGTCATCTTTTTGTAAAAGTGCCCAGCTAAAGACATTTAGTGTGACAATGTCAATTCCTGCCAGCTTGAACAAGCGCATATCTTCTTCCCAGATATCTTCGCTCCACTGCTCTGGATTGTAATCTCCACCATATACCATCTTGGAAATTTTGTTACATTCAATCATTTTTTTCTCCCACTCCTTGTAAGGAAAAAGCGCCGGCAGTCACTCCACCGGCGTTTCTTCGATTTTTCTATTCTTTTATAGTTTTTATTTTGCAGAATCAATAGATTCCTGGAATGCTGCAAACTGTGCTTCACAGTTAGCTTTGTCTACTTCGTAAACATCATCATATCCAAGTCCTTTACAGGTATCCTGCATTTCTTTTAATAAGCTGTTGAATTCTTCATCACTGGATGCAAATGCCATCTGCCATGATTTTTCAAGGATAACCTGACCACACTGCTCTTTAATTGTCTGCATATCTGTTGTGTAATCTGGAACTGCATAGTTGGTACCTGGCTCAGTTAATGCTTTTCCAATGCTGTCAAGGTATTCAATTGCTGTTGTATCGATGGATACTCCATAATGATCAGCCCAATCCTCTTTTAATGCAGAAGTTGTTCTTTCAATATAGTCAGGCCATGTCTGGTAGTTGTAGCACATACCTGTTTCCTGGTTCTTAGCTGTCATACCAACTGCTTTGTAGTTCAATGCAGAGATACCATCTTTCCAAGTACCGCCGCCCCACTCATCTGGAACCTGTAAAGAATCATCAATATCTACAAATGCTTTTACACCAAAGTCTGTAAGTTTTGGCTGACCGTCATCACCCATTTCCCAGGTAAGACCTTCTGGACCACATGCTCCACCTGTCTGTGTTGCACTCATCTCAATTCCTTCTGGGCTGTATAACCAGTCAATGAAATCTGCAAGTCTCTGTGGATCCTGAGCTTTGCTTCCAATCATGATGGTATTTGTCATTTTACCCTGTGGGCTTCCGCCGTATCCAAGGCACTGCATATCATCGATAACTGCTGACTGGAATCCTTTTCCTGCTTCCATATTCTCAGTTGTGTTGTAGTAACCTGCTCCAAGCCATGGCCACAAGGAGTAAAGAACCTGACCATCTGTGTATTTGCTTGCTAAGGTATCGAAATTCTGGGTTGTAGATTCTGGGTCTACCAGTCCAGCTTTGTTTGCTTCATACATGAATCTTAATGCACGAACATATGCGGAATCATCATCAAGTGCACTCTGAACATCGGTTCCATCGGATTTACCAAGTGCAAATCCAGATATGAAACGGTATCCGTATAATGCTGCAATACCTGTTGCATTCTGCATAACTGCACCATCCCAGTCTTTGAACCAGGAGAACATGTAAGTCTGTTTTCCGGAATCACTGGTTGGATTTGCTTCCTGCATCTGTTTACCAACTTCAAGAAGATCCTCTAAGGTGCTCATTTCTGGATATCCAATCTGTTTGTAAACATCCCAACGAAGTGATGGAGCATTGGTTGGATCTGTTGCTTCTGAAGGATCTGTTGGGTCTCCTGCTGTAATCTCACTTGGCACTGCCCAGGTTCCTTCTTTGCCTGCAAGGGCGCTGCAGGCTTCGATTGCGTCACTGTACTGTTTTAAGTTATCGCAATCAGTGATTAAATCAGTCATATCGTAAACCAAATCTGCCTCAACCAAGTCTTTTAACTTATTCTGATCCGCATTAATCAGAATCAAATCCCCTAAGTTTCCGTTTGCGGAACGTGTCTGATATAAGGTATCTCCCCCACCTGCTACGTTTGGCGCAATAATGTTCAATTCCATGTTGAATTTGTCTTTTACTACTTTTGCAAACCAACCGGACTGAATTCCCTGGAAGTTTGCCTGTGAATCGTATACATCGATTGTCAGGAAATCTTCATAAGGTCCTCCATGTGCTGAACTTTTTGCAGAAGCGCTTTTACTTCCCCCATCACTGCCGCATCCTGCTAACAGTGAAGCCGTCATTGCTCCGACAAGAGCAATACTTGTGACTCTTTTTAATGATTTTCTTCTCATAGAACCCTCCTTATTTTATCATCATCAACCCTTTACTGAACCAATCATAATACCTTTTACAAAGTATTTCTGGAACATCGGGTAGATAAACAAAATTGGTAATACAACGATAACGGAAATCGTCATACGAATGGATGTTGGTGTCTGCATCGTAGCGATGTTTGCTACCGAAGCAGCGTTTCCTGTTGACTTAACCAGTGAAGCAAGTGAGCTTGCCTGGTTTAGGTATGTATATAACAAATACTGTAAGGAATACAGTTTCTGGTCTGTAATGTAAATCAAGGTATCCTGGAAGGAGTTCCACTGACCAACTGCTGCCCAGATTGCAATGGTTGCAAGAATAGGTTTACTGGTTGGAAGAATTACCTTGAAGAATATGGTTAAAATTCCTGCTCCATCTATTTCAGCCGCTTCCTGAAGGGAACGTGGAATGGATTCCACATAAGTTTTTACCATAATAACGTTGAATGGCTGAATAATCGCAGGGATAATGTATACCCAGAAAGTGTTGGTCAGATGCAATGTTTTCATTGTCATGAACATTGGAATCAAACCTGCATTAAAATACATGGTGATGACCAAAAGTCTGTACCATAATTTTCTGTGCCACATTTTTTCCTGTGTGAACATAAATCCCAAATACGCGGATGCCATAACGGTACATGCTGTACCAATTACTGTTCTTCCTACGGATACCAGTGCTGCCGTTCCAATACCGCTCATTTTCAAAACATCGATGTAGTTCTGGAAATGAATCTGTTTTGGAAGAAAGTTGATTAATCCGTTGTTACTCATATCATTTGCACTGATTGAGTTGATAATCAAATAGTAGAAAGGGTATGCACAAACGAGTGTAATCAATGCAAACACCAGATAGTTCACAATGTTGAATGCATGATCCGCTTTGCTATACTTAATTTTATTTTTTCTGTTTGTAGTTGCTGCTCTCATTGTTTCTCTCCCTTCTACACGATTGTCTCACCACGAGTTTTCTTCGAAGCGAAGTTTACAATCCATAATAATGTAACACTGACTAAACTCTTTAGAATACCGATTGCGGTACCAAGCGATAAGCTCTTTCCGGTCATACCAATGTTATATACATATAGGTCGAGAACCTGAATGGATGCTTTGTTAAAGGAGTTCTGGAATACGTAATACTGATCCATACCATTGTTTAAGAAGTTTGCAATGGATAACATCAACATTACGAAGTAGGTTGGAAGAATACAAGGGATTGTAATATTTTTGATGATTGCCCATCTTCCTGCTCCATCTACTTTTGCGGCTTCAAACATTTCCTGGTCAATACCTGCAATCGCTGCAAGGTACATGATTGCTCCCCATCCAAGACCTTTCCAGGTAGACCAGAGAATCATCTTCAACCAGATGTGATCTCCACTGTCAAGGAACTTAATTGGTTCTGTAATCAGTCCAATCTGCTGAAGGACTGAGTTTGCCATACCTGTTGTGGAAAATAATGCAAATGCTACGGCATATACCAAAGTCCAGCTGATAAAGTTTGGAAGTGTTGTCAATGTCTGTACGACATTTTTGAACCACTTGCATTTAATCTCATTTAAGAATACTGCAAACAATACCGGTAAGAAAGATGTTGCTATACCAAGCAAACTCATTGCAAATGTATTTTTCATTACCTGAAGCAACTGGCTTACCTGTGTGCTGTTGCTGAATAGTGTCTTAAACCATTTCAATCCCACGAACTGACATTGTGAAAGTTTTAACGGTGCTCTATAATCATAGAATGCATAAATCCATCCATGTAATGGAAAATAAGAAAACATAAATGTTAGAATCAGGAACGGTAAAATCAGAAGAAACAACTTTTTACCTTGTGCGTCGTTCCGTTTTGCCTGTTTCACTTTTCCTGACGAAGTCGATGACTTTTTAACCCTTGCCATATCGGTACCTCCCTTTCGATTTATCTAAATTTTACCATTCTACCTCTTTGGGAAATACCTAGAAAATTTCATTTTATTTTCCGAGAAAATTAGATTTTTTAGGGTATTTTTATAAAATCATGAAAAAACCATGCATTCCGTCTCTATTTTTTCGGGTAATTTTTCTGTCATATTTTCTAGCCTGTCCTTGATTCTGTTTTATGTAAACTATTTTCATTTTCTTGATGGTTTGTTTTATGTAAATTCTTCTTATTATTCTTTTGGTCTGATTTGATAGGTAATATCTTCTCCCTCCCACTGGATGTCAATCGTTTTGTTGCCATGAAGGCATAAGCCTTCGACACTTCCTTTTTTCCATGCTTTTGGAATTGCCGGAAGAATCTTCACTTCATTCCCCATTTCCTGCACAAACATTTGTGCCATCGCCATGGTGCCTGCAAAATTGGCATCAATCTGAAACGGCGGGTGGCTTGTCCACAGGTTATCACAGATGGATTTCGTCAGCAAAGTTTTCATATAAACGTATGCCTGCTCTCCATCCCCAAGAATTGCAAACAGATTTGCAATCCACGCACAGCTCCAGCCGGTATGTCCGCCACCGTGGGAAATGCGGTATTCGATGGATTTTCTGCACGCCTCTTTTAACCTTTCATCCTGACGGAACTCTTCTCCCGGAAAAAGCCCGTACGCATGCGAAATGTGCCGGTGTCCCGGTTCTGTCTCCTCAAATGGGTAAATCCACTCCAACAGCCTTCCGTCCTCGCCAATCTGATATGGAGGCAATTTTTCTCTCCGTTCGTTTATCTCTGCTAAAACTTGTTGTCCTT
This genomic window from Roseburia sp. 831b contains:
- a CDS encoding extracellular solute-binding protein, translating into MRRKSLKRVTSIALVGAMTASLLAGCGSDGGSKSASAKSSAHGGPYEDFLTIDVYDSQANFQGIQSGWFAKVVKDKFNMELNIIAPNVAGGGDTLYQTRSANGNLGDLILINADQNKLKDLVEADLVYDMTDLITDCDNLKQYSDAIEACSALAGKEGTWAVPSEITAGDPTDPSEATDPTNAPSLRWDVYKQIGYPEMSTLEDLLEVGKQMQEANPTSDSGKQTYMFSWFKDWDGAVMQNATGIAALYGYRFISGFALGKSDGTDVQSALDDDSAYVRALRFMYEANKAGLVDPESTTQNFDTLASKYTDGQVLYSLWPWLGAGYYNTTENMEAGKGFQSAVIDDMQCLGYGGSPQGKMTNTIMIGSKAQDPQRLADFIDWLYSPEGIEMSATQTGGACGPEGLTWEMGDDGQPKLTDFGVKAFVDIDDSLQVPDEWGGGTWKDGISALNYKAVGMTAKNQETGMCYNYQTWPDYIERTTSALKEDWADHYGVSIDTTAIEYLDSIGKALTEPGTNYAVPDYTTDMQTIKEQCGQVILEKSWQMAFASSDEEFNSLLKEMQDTCKGLGYDDVYEVDKANCEAQFAAFQESIDSAK
- a CDS encoding beta-galactosidase translates to MIECNKISKMVYGGDYNPEQWSEDIWEEDMRLFKLAGIDIVTLNVFSWALLQKDDDVYDFSLLDKIMDMVKKNGLSVCLATSTGAHPAWMAKKYPDILRTEFGGMKRKFGGRHNSCPNSPTYKKFSVRLARKLAERYKDYENIVAWHISNEFGGECYCDNCEKAFRIWLKEKYGTLEALNKAWNTTFWGHTFYDWDEIVLPDLRSEHFAYERTMFQGISLDYRRFMSDSMLERYKDEYHAIKEITPDVLITTNLMGFYKPLDYQKWAKYMDFISWDNYPSNDDSYAKIAMAHDLMRGVKQGKPFALMEQTPSVTNWLSYNALKRPGVMRLWSYQAVAHGADTVMFFQMRRSIGACEKYHGAVIDHVGNENTRVFREIAALGKELEEIGDLTLGGRTKAKIGLLFDWDNWWALEYSAGPSCELRYLTEFGRYYEALRKRNYDVDIIGAEDELEPYSVVIAPVLYMVKGDYDEKIRSFTQNGGTFVTTFFSGIVQENDLVTLGGYPGKLRDIMGIWVEEIDALPNGEENAFTYEGENYPAKLLCDIIHTEGAEALSAYEKDFYAGSPVFTVNSYGKGKAYYIGTASNEAFYQKLLTEICENAGVKPVLKTPELVEVTSRENEKGKYLFVLNHAEEEKTVQLSGNYKDILTGKSYHNEELTLAKKDVAILQVEN
- a CDS encoding ABC transporter permease subunit; translated protein: MARVKKSSTSSGKVKQAKRNDAQGKKLFLLILPFLILTFMFSYFPLHGWIYAFYDYRAPLKLSQCQFVGLKWFKTLFSNSTQVSQLLQVMKNTFAMSLLGIATSFLPVLFAVFLNEIKCKWFKNVVQTLTTLPNFISWTLVYAVAFALFSTTGMANSVLQQIGLITEPIKFLDSGDHIWLKMILWSTWKGLGWGAIMYLAAIAGIDQEMFEAAKVDGAGRWAIIKNITIPCILPTYFVMLMLSIANFLNNGMDQYYVFQNSFNKASIQVLDLYVYNIGMTGKSLSLGTAIGILKSLVSVTLLWIVNFASKKTRGETIV
- a CDS encoding carbohydrate ABC transporter permease, translated to MRAATTNRKNKIKYSKADHAFNIVNYLVFALITLVCAYPFYYLIINSISANDMSNNGLINFLPKQIHFQNYIDVLKMSGIGTAALVSVGRTVIGTACTVMASAYLGFMFTQEKMWHRKLWYRLLVITMYFNAGLIPMFMTMKTLHLTNTFWVYIIPAIIQPFNVIMVKTYVESIPRSLQEAAEIDGAGILTIFFKVILPTSKPILATIAIWAAVGQWNSFQDTLIYITDQKLYSLQYLLYTYLNQASSLASLVKSTGNAASVANIATMQTPTSIRMTISVIVVLPILFIYPMFQKYFVKGIMIGSVKG